Sequence from the Halopelagius inordinatus genome:
ACGCCAACAGGAGTGACACGATACCGGACGTGAAAAGCGACCACCCGATTGTCGTTTGATAGGTCACACCCGATCTTCGCCCCTCTATCAGTTAGGCTCTTGGGCAGCAAATAACCGTTAAGATTAGCGTACTCGGGGGTGTGCTGCCGGCCCGGTAGAGGGGAGGCGTCGAAGGTGATGCGACGTTCGCGAGGCGGTAAATCGGTCAAAGATGGCAAAATCATCAAATTGTCAAAACTGTTAAAGACGTCAAAAATGTCTTGGCTGTCAAAATAGTAAAGACGTCAAAATTAGAAGACTATCGAGCCCGATTTCGAATCCGACACTCTCGGGTAACCGACGGGTTTTGCCAGATACTGTGGACATCGAACGAGCACCGCCCCGCCGAACGGTTGCGGAGTCGTCGGCGGAGGCGTCGTGACGACGCGGTGCCGGACCCCGTTCTCGGATCGTCCGTTCCAGTCAGACAAACGGTTAAGAAGCACGCGTCCGAAGAATACGACGGTGGAAGCGCCACCAGATATCCATGATGCCGAACAAAGATCCGTTCCGAGAGATAGAGCGCATGGTCGAGGAGATAAACCGGCAGTTCGAGCAGTCCCCGTGGGCGACGGGCGGCGAGGAGGCGTTCGGCCGAGACTCGGTGGACGTCGACCTCGCGGACCACGGCGACGAGTTCGTCGTCACCGCCGACCTCCCCGGGTTCCGCAAAGAGAACATCGACGTCCAGTGTACGGACGACCGACTGACGATTCGCGCCGACAGAGAGAACGAAACCGAGACCGGTGAGGAGAACTACATCCGCCGAGAGCGCACCACAGAACAGATGCGGCGGTCGGTCCGCCTCCCCGAACCCGTCGACGCTGACGGCGTTTCCGCGACGTTCCGAAACGGCGTCCTCAGCGTCACGCTTCCGAAGGTCGACTCCTC
This genomic interval carries:
- a CDS encoding Hsp20/alpha crystallin family protein; the encoded protein is MMPNKDPFREIERMVEEINRQFEQSPWATGGEEAFGRDSVDVDLADHGDEFVVTADLPGFRKENIDVQCTDDRLTIRADRENETETGEENYIRRERTTEQMRRSVRLPEPVDADGVSATFRNGVLSVTLPKVDSSETGQNIDIE